One Eriocheir sinensis breed Jianghai 21 chromosome 67, ASM2467909v1, whole genome shotgun sequence DNA segment encodes these proteins:
- the LOC126987914 gene encoding protein odr-4 homolog, whose translation MGRVVVADDSLQDSLTALAKAGTFQLGLLIGQSTSDKDIIVHLAPTPVPDEGDLSSEEEEAVPLKQEPNRPKYPDSIPKVVETTVSQHARQVVRMLPGGLDVIGVYVVTPQADFTTSASQTKLRLILTATHKTTSRTLLETAEARTGKVILHACTQSLKTVCKTLDVSPSSTSTQENADLKFQRGGSKWHQLSYSYNINLNLWLPKNKPSQSLYKTIISLLRPWAKSVTQSLILIDSEMPDDEDSLDSSVEDKPTKKKGGNRGLMELTPPKVFKVDILDPLTPTLSPSGLNDISGNIRFSGTLAGLSFVHSKATVGEARAAVMVDLVRSVLARWEMHCDSLVEEPPSPISGAIVHEPPRRVFLEGGGLPVSLCDYLFPGDSCADACQSAKELLGLRIRKEHVDDSQETLADASEVMYNADISVTGGEEMEVQGSSREGPCSTTHLLLALAVAAVGMGVSFVALQSSSPLT comes from the exons ATGGGTCGTGTGGTGGTGGCAGATGACAGCCTGCAGGACAGCCTGACAGCCCTGGCCAAGGCGGGAACCTTCCAGCTGGGCCTGCTCATAGGACAG AGCACCAGTGACAAGGACATCATCGTTCACCTGGCACCCACACCTGTGCCAGATGAGGGTGATCTTAGctctgaagaagaggaggcagtgcCGCTGAAGCAGGAGCCCAACAGACCTAAGTACCCTGACTCAATTCCCAAGGTGGTGGAGACGACAGTGTCCCAACATGCCCGCCAG GTTGTGCGTATGTTGCCGGGTGGCCTTGATGTTATTGGCGTGTATGTGGTGACGCCACAAGCTGATTTCACCACCTCAGCCAGCCAGACCAAACTGCGCCTCATCCTCACAGCCACTCACAAAACTACTTCAAGAACCCTCCTGGAAACTGCCGAAGCAAGGACTGGAAAAGTTATCCTTCATGCATGCACACAGTCTTTAAA AACTGTGTGCAAGACACTGGATGTGTCTCCATCATCTACCAGCACACAGGAAAATGCAGACCTAAAGTTCCAGCGTGGTGGCAGCAAGTGGCACCAGCTCAGCTACTCATACAACATAAACCTGAACCTTTGGCTCCCCAAGAACAAGCCATCACAGTCCCTCTACAAAACCATCATA TCCCTCCTGAGACCATGGGCCAAGAGTGTCACCCAGAGTCTGATCCTCATTGATTCAGAGATGCCAGACGACGAGGATTCCCTAGACTCCAGCGTGGAGGACAAACCAACCAAGAAGAAAGGCGGCAACAGAGGCCTGATGGAGCTGACGCCTCCCAAGGTGTTCAAGGTGGACATCCTggaccccctcacccccaccttgTCCCCCAGCGGCCTCAATGACATATCTGGGAACATCAGGTTCTCGGGCACACTGGCCGGCCTCTCCTTTGTCCATTCCAAG gCGACAGTGGGTGAGGCGCGGGCTGCAGTGATGGTGGACTTGGTGCGGTCAGTCTTGGCTCGGTGGGAGATGCACTGCGACTCCCTGGTGGAGGAGCCGCCCTCACCCATCAGTGGCGCCATCGTACATGAGCCCCCCAGAAGGGTGTTCCTTGAAG GTGGTGGGTTGCCTGTGAGTCTGTGTGACTACCTCTTCCCTGGAGACTCCTGTGCTGACGCTTGCCAGTCTGCCAAGGAGTTGCTCGGCCTCAGGATACGCAAGGAACACGTGGACGACTCACAGGAGACCCTGGCAG ATGCTTCAGAGGTGATGTACAATGCAGACATCAGTGTGACTGGTGGTGAGGAAATGGAGGTGCAGGGGTCCTCCAGGGAAGGGCCGTGCTCCACCACACACCTACTCCTGGCGCTGGCAGTGGCTGCCGTGGGCATGGGTGTATCCTTCGTTGCACTACAGAGTTCAAGTCCGTTAACTTAG
- the LOC126987921 gene encoding retinol dehydrogenase 12-like, translated as MWTEVAAALVLLVMGLRVWYRWQAGVCGSKASLEGKTVVITGASAGIGKEAAKDLVSRGARVIMACRNVEKAERAAAEVRIHARGKGEAVVRQVDTSDLASVRRFAARILKEEERLHLLINNAGIVGPPTREVTKDGLELTMATNHYGHFLLTNLLLGLIKRSAPSRIVILTSDSHDEVTKLNPDCLNFEHDHYSSFTAYGQSKLCNILFTLELTNKLQGTGVTANCVHPGGVTTEIFYKGDVTWKLWMWGKIIYLMGKDATQGAQTILHAAVSEELEGVSGKYLVDCKEAQTTDLGRSQKLAKQVWEASEVDVKLQAGEKHY; from the exons ATGTGGACGGAGGTGGCGGCCGCGTTGGTGCTGCTGGTGATGGGGCTCAGGGTGTGGTACAGGTGGCAGGCCGGCGTGTGTGGCTCCAAGGCGTCCCTGGAGGGCAAGACTGTCGTCATCACCGGGGCCTCGGCAG GCATCGGCAAGGAGGCGGCGAAGGACCTGGTGAGCCGAGGGGCGCGTGTGATCATGGCCTGCAGGAATGTGGAGAAGGCGGAGAGGGCGGCGG CCGAGGTGAGGATACACGCGCGTGGCAAGGGGGAGGCTGTGGTGCGTCAGGTGGACACGTCTGACCTCGCCTCCGTCAGACGCTTCGCCGCTAGgatcttgaaggaggaggagaggctgcaCTTGTtg ATCAACAACGCAGGTATCGTCGGTCCCCCCACGAGAGAGGTGACGAAGGATGGCCTTGAGCTCACCATGGCAACCAACCACTACGGCCACTTCCTCCTCACCAACCTGCTCCTCG GCCTCATCAAGCGCAGCGCCCCGAGTCGCATCGTCATCCTCACCTCGGACAGCCACGACGAGGTCACCAAACTCAACCCCGACTGCCTTAACTTCGAGCACGACCACTACTCCTCCTTCACGGCGTACGGCCAGTCCAAGCTCTGCAACATCCTCTTCACGCTCGAGCTGACCAACAAGCTGCAGGGGACAG GCGTGACCGCTAACTGCGTCCACCCTGGAGGCGTGACCACCGAGATCTTCTACAAGGGCGACGTGACGTGGAAGCTGTGGATGTGGGGCAAGATTATCTACCTCATGGGGAAG gaCGCAACACAAGGGGCCCAGACCATCCTGCACGCCGCTGTGTCTGAAGAGCTGGAAGGAGTCAGTGGCAAATACCTCGTCGACTGCAAG GAGGCCCAAACAACGGATCTGGGCCGCTCACAGAAGTTGGCCAAGCAGGTGTGGGAGGCCAGCGAGGTGGACGTGAAGCTGCAGGCGGGGGAGAAGCACTACTAG